TCTTTTTCAACCCTTATTCCGATGAGACCAGCTGGAAACCAGCCTTAACTACGTTCGTTATGCTGTTTCTTCCAGCCAGCTTGGCGATGCTCGGGGTGCTTTATTCCTACCGGTTGCTGCTGCTGGTTGCTTTTGGATGGTCGATATTGCCAAGCCTGTATCTGGCAGCCACGCCTGGGATATTTGCTTGGTTTGGAGCTACATCTCTTGGCTATTTATTCGCTTATCTTCTCATGAAACCTTATCGTCCTGGTTGAGTTCAGTACCATTAATAGGTTGCTGGTGGTAAAATAAGGCTGTACTAAGATATTGACGTTGAGGGAGTGAAGGCATGTTCAAACAATGGAAGAAGGGGCTGGCGGCAGTAACCGGCACCTTGACGCTCGCGGTGGCACTGGTTGGACCGAGCGTTGCGCCGGCTTATGCCGATGAGGTTACAGCCAAGGATACATATCATATTGTAGCGCTGGGGGACTCGTTGACTGTCGGGTATGAGCCGGGAATGGATCTGAACAGCAAGCCTTACGGTTTTGTTGACCGGCTGTATGAGCAAGGTTTGTTCCACGGCCGGACCGAGGTAACGAATCTGGGGATCGGCGGATTGAAAACCGATGGGCTGAACCATTACGTCAAGGCCGTCTTGGATGAACGCGCAATTACGGCGGAAGAGCTGCAGCCTGGGCTAAGCGGCATCGATCCACGCACGAAGCAGATTGGCGCTGACGCAGCGAAAGCCAAGCCGATTATCGCGGGTGCGGATCTGATAACCATTACGATCGGCGGCAATGACATGATGAGTCTGGTCAGTACCGTGGAAACATTAAGCGATGAACAGTTGAAAACAAAGATGCAGGAACTGTTCAAGATCTATACCGATAATGTCTCATCCGTCATTACCAACTTGCGCGCCATCAATCCGGATGCCGCAATTGTGGTGGCGGACCAGTATAATCCAGTGCCCAAAGTCGCTGACGAGATCGCATATGCTAAACTGCTTGCAGCATCCGGAGAGTTTACGAAGCTGGTGGAAGGCGTAGCTGACAGTTTTGCCACTCAGGGCGTGAATATTAAGGTAGCCCATGTGGCGAAGAAGTTCGTGGGCTCCGAGCTGACGATGACCCATATCCTGAAAGACGATATTCATCCGAACCAATATGGATATGAGACGATGGCCGGTGTGTTCGCAGAGACGATCTGGGGCAGCTACAAGAATCCCGCTGTTCAAGAACAGGGGCAGCCGATGCGCATCATCGTGAAGGGGCAGGAGCTGAACACGCCGTATAAGCCGATTCTTCGCGATAATCTGAATTACGTAGCGATACAGGATATCGTAGATGCAGTGGGGGCGACGACCACATGGGAAAATAAAACGTCCAGTGCAACGATTACGTTTGGAGATCAGACGGTGGTAGTGAAGATCGGTGCCAAAACCGTTCAAGTTAACGGAACGGCTGTACCGATCGATACGCCGGCTTTCCTGCAAAAAGTAGGAAAAGAGGATAAAACCTACGTCCCGCTCGCGGTGATTGCATCCGGTCTTGGTTTTGACGTTCAATACAGCACCAAATTGCGTACCGCATTCATTAATTTGTAATCCCATAAGCAAGCTGCATCGGCTGGAAGGAGCCGATGCAGCTTTTTTTGTCATTAGCGTTTTTGTGATGTTTTTAACATAAGTAACTCCAGGCAGATGGTACAATACGACATCATTTCCTTTCATCGGTTTGATATCAGATCAGATTTTTAACCCATTTCAATGACATATGGAAAGTGGCAGATCCGTGAAATGGGCAGGGGAAGGCTTATGGAATGTCGAATCTTGGAAGAAACATAGATATGGCATTATAGGGGGATCAAGGAATGAATGGACCGATGATCGTTACGTTGTCTGTTTTGGCCGTGGCATCCGCATTGTTCATGTCGGGAAAAGTGCGGTCGGATTTGGTCGCGATCGGCGTGTTGATGGTACTTATGCTAACGGACATTTTAAGTCCGGCTGAAGCCCTTTCGGGCTTTTCCAATTCGGTTGTCATCATGATGATCGGTTTGTTTGTTGTGGGCGGGGGGATTTTTCATACCGGATTAGCCAAGATGGCAAGCGGAAAGCTGCTGAAGCTTGGAGGGGGAAGCGAGACCCGGCTCTTGATTATGATCATGCTGGTAACGTCGCTCATTGGCGGATTCGTCAGTAATACCGGCACGGTAGCGGTCATGCTGCCCATTGTTGTCAGTCTGGCGTTCAGCGCCGAGATTAGTCCGGGGCGGCTGCTGATGCCCCTTGCTTTTGCCAGCAGCTTGGGGGGCATGCTCACGTTAATCGGCACACCGCCGAATCTCGTGATTCAGGAGACGCTGATCAACGCAGGATACGAACGGCTGTCGTTCTTTGCTTTTTTGCCGATCGGACTTGTCTGTTTGGCAACGGGGATCCTCGCGATATTGTTCCTTCGCCGTTTTCTTCCCAGCAATGAAGAAGGGGGTGCAGGTAAACAGGGCGGGCGCTCGCTTCGAGAGCTGGCCAAACAGTATCGGCTGACCCAGAACCTGTATCGGATTCAGGTTAGTGCCGATTCCTCCATTCGATCCAAAACATTGCGGGAGCTGGACATTCCGGCGAGGTTCGAAGTGAACGTCATTGAAATCCGCCGTAAAATGTCGGCCAAGAATCAATTCTTCAAAACGATCAACCAGGAAATCGCCGGTCCCGAGACCATGATTGAGGAAGACGATATTCTGTATGTAAACGGCCCGTTCGAGCGGGCCTCGGAGTTTGCGGAGACGTATGGGCTTGTCATGCTGGACCAGCGTGTACCCGAGCATCGAAAACGTACGGAGGAGTCGCAGTACGCCACGAGTGACGTCGGCATTGCCGAGGTGATGCTGACTCCGTCCTCTCGCCTGATTGGCCGGCTCGTCAAGCACTCGGGTTTCCGCGAGAAATATCGGGTGAACATATTGGGGATTCAGCGAAAAGAACAGTATCTTCTGCATCATCTGAAGGAAGAGAAAATGCGCTTTGGCGACGCGCTGCTCGTTCAGGGAACATGGAAGGATATAGCCCTTCTGGCGGCCGAGCAAACGGATGTCGTGGTGGTGGGGCAGCCCGTGGAGGAGTCGCGCAAAGTGACGATGGACCACAAAGCGCCGATTGCGGCCGGGATTATGCTCTTGATGGTGATCCTGCTGGTGACCGAATGGATTCCGGCGGTGGCCTCCGTGATGATTGCCGCGGTGTTGATGGTGGTGTTCGGATGCGTGCGTAACATGGAGGAGGCCTACAAGACGGTCAACTGGGAGAGCATCGTACTCATTGGCGGCATGATTCCGATGTCCATTGCCATCGAGAAAACGGGAGCCGCCACGCTGATCTCGGATATGCTGGTCCATTCACTGGGAAGCTATGGTTCGCTTGCCCTGCTGGCAGGAGTGTACTTCACCACCTCGCTGTTAACGATGTTCATCAGCAATACGGCTTGCGCCGTATTATTCGCGCCGATTGCGTTATCGGCTGCGATCCAGATGGGAGCCAGTCCGTATCCGTTTCTGTTCGCCGTCTCCATTGGAGCGAGTATGTGCTTTGCCTCACCGTTCTCCACGCCGCCGAACGCGCTCGTTATGTCGGCTGGCCGTTATAAATTCAGCCATTATGTGAAGGTCGGATTGCCGCTTCAACTGGTGATCGGCCTGGTCATGATGGCGGTACTGCCGCTGTTCTTTCCGTTCTAAAGGAGAACCGGCACATAACACCCGCATGTTCCATCCGATGAGGATTGCGCATGCGGGTGTTATTCCATTTTGGGGGCAGCATGTCGTGAAGCCTTGTCCGATCAGTACCCCCTTACTCCTCGATCGATCGACTCCCGCCAGACACGCCCGCCGCTTTTGCAGGAAATCGCCTGTCGTAAGGCTAATACATCCACTTAGGACTTTCTGCCTGATCGTAAAAATACGCATCATTTCCGTAGAAATGACTACGCTGATGCCGCTGGATTGTTGCTATGCTTGAGAAAGCCGGAGGTGCAAGGGCCGATGAAGAACCGCTTGAAAAATCCACTGGGCCGAATGAATATCAAGCAGCAGATGATTCTGCTGTTCCTGGTGCTGGTCATTCCGTTGTTTGCGCTGAACGCCTACGGGAATTCCATGGCCGGTCAAATCCTGAAGCGCCATGTGACCAATGCTTATATCGAACTGAACAAGCAGAACTTTAAGCTGATTAACCGTGATATTGAAACCGTTAACAAAGTGACCTCCACGGTCATCCAAAATTCGCAGATCCAGCAGCTGGATCCCTTTGCCGAGGACACCGTTCTCGCGCGCGTCAAAAACTACGAGCGGCTGGAAAAGATGCTGCTGTCCTTCTCCCAAGAGACGGATGAACGCGAGCCGGTTTATTACTCGCTCTATGTGTATGACCCGAACAACAGCTATTTCTTTGCTCCCTATTACCCTGACCGCCGAAAAGCGGGGGTATATTTTTTCTCCGACGAGAAGGAGAAGCCGGCATGGTTCGATGAAGCCGTGGCGATGAAAGGGAACGGGTATCTCAAGCGCATAGCGAATCTGTCGCCGCCGGTACAAGGGCGCCAGGATCAAGAGACCTTAAGCTATGTAAGGGCCGTGAACAATATTTATAAGGGCGGAACCATCGGCGTTCTGGTGGTCACGAATTTAGACGCCCGGATCGGCGAGTCGTTATCGACGGTTTCGATTCCGGATGGGGAGCTGTATTTTACGGATGGGAACGACCATATCCTGACTTCGTCGGTACAAGGCATGGCAGGGAGGCTGGAATTGCCCCCTGAAGCGGATCCGGGTCAATCCACGATCGGCATCATGGACGTGATCACGTCGGATTTTATCTATGTTATTGACTATAACTACGTGCTCAATCAGAAGCTGGTCTACAAGGTGCCCGTCAAAACGCTGCTCGCCCAGCAAAGCGAGATGAAACGTGTTATCCAGGTCATCTCCATCGCCTACTTTGCCGTGGGTCTCATTATCGTTTTTTATTTCTGGCAGTCGCTGATGACGCCGCTCCAGAAGCTGGCGCATTTTGTGAGAAGGTATGAACCGGGGAACGTCGTGCCGGAAACCCCCTACAGGCGCAGAAAAGATGAAGTCAGTGTCCTCATCTCCACGATCTATGACATGGCCCGCCGATTGAATGATCTGATCCACTACAAATACCGTATGGATCTGAAGCAGAAGGAAGCGCAGCTGCAGCTGCTGTATCAGCAGATTAACCCCCATTTGCTGTATAACACCTTGGAAAGCATCTATTGGAAGAGCACGATGGAGGGCAATACCGAGTCCGCCGAGATGATCAAGGATTTGTCCAAATTGATGAAGATCAGTCTCAGCCGTGGGCGGGATCTCATCACGCTTGGGGAAGAGCTTGAGCATGCGGGGGCTTATATCAATCTGCAGCTGAACCGTTACGATTATCAGTTTACCGTCCACTGGGAAGTGCCCGAGTCCTTGCTGGTGAACCAAGTGCCGAAGATTACGCTGCAGCCGCTGCTGGAGAACGCGATCATTCATGGCATTAAAAATATGGGCGAGGACGGAATCATCCGGATTTCAGGCCATATAGAAGAGGGACAATGCCGGATCGTCATTGAAGATAACGGCTTCCGCCCCGTAAACTACGAGTCCATCCACAGGCTGCTCCATGATGAAGCGCCGGACCCTTCGCTGGGCTACGGCATCCGCAATATCCAGGAGCGGCTCCAGCTGCATTTTGGAAGCGGCTGCGGTCTGCAATATAAACCAAGAGAAGAAGGGGGAACCCGCGTGACGATCACGATTCCCCGAATAGATGAAACAACCATTATCGCAACCGGACAGGAGGTTTCCTGATGTATAACATTTTGGTGGTAGATGACGAGCCTTTGATCTGCAAGGGCTTGGCCGGGCTGTTAACGTCCTCGGGCCTGGCCATCGATGGGATTGCTACGGCCTACAGCGGGCAGGAAGCACTGGATTACATACGGATGGGAGATATCGACCTGCTGGTCACCGATATCCAGATGGGCGAGATGAACGGCATCGAGCTGATGCAGCAGGCCAAGATCGTGAAGCCGTGGGTTCAGACGATCATTATTTCAGCCCATGAAACATTTCAATATGCACAGCGGGCGCTCCAGCTCGGTGCCAAGGATTATTTGATCAAACCGCTGAACAGCGAGCAGTTTCTGGATTCGGTTCGCAGCGTTCTGCTCAAGATGGATCGACCGGCGCCTCAGATAGAGCCATTTCTCATGGCCGATAACGAGCATTTTCGGATGGAGGAGACTCCGTCCGAACGAATAGAGCGGCTGAATCAGCGGCTCTCCACGGAGCGGGATCAGCCGCAACTGGCCGGCCTAGACGAATCGGAGCTGGGCTTGATCGGTCCTTATTTTGCCGTTATCAAGATGAAGCTGGGCTTAAGGGAAGACAGCAGCGCTTCTTTTTCAAGGAAAGATATAAGCCTGATTCAATATGCCGCGCTGAATGTCGCCAAGGAGCTGCTGGAGCAGGAGCCGCACGCCTTCGTATTCTATTCGCCGGAGCGGGACATCAACATCATCCTCCAATGGAGCGAGCAGGAGATGGAGGAGAATGCGGGCGGCAAGATCCAGCATCTGGAGATGATCGGCCGGAGTCTGCACCACCATGTGGAGCTGTACCTGAAACGAAGCTGTACCGTTGGGATCAGCCAAATATTGAGGGGGCCCGAATTTTTGAGTGTGCTCAGCCGTCAGGCGGACAAAGCGATGCTGTGGAGCGAGCAGCTGCAGGACTTCCACGTGTTTTATTACGGGGATTTCAATTGGCACAACTATGCCCAGGAGACGTCGCATGAGGTGCTCTCGAGCCAGGGCAATCGGATCGTGGAGAATACAAGGCAATATATCGAGGAGCATTACCGCCAGAAGGGATTGACGATTCACGAGATAGCCAAGAACAATCACGTGAGCCCGAACTATTTGAGTTATCTGTTCAAAAAATATACCGGCAGCAGCCTGTGGGAGTATGTCGTGAAGCTGCGGATGGAGGAGAGCAGGTCCCTGATTCTGAGCACGGATCTCCGCCGCTACGAAATCGCGGAGCGAGTCGGCTATGAATCTCCGGAGCATTTCAGCAAAATCTTCAAAAAATATTACGGCGTCAGCCCCAGCGAGCTAAAGAAGTAAGAACGGCTATACTTCACATAGTTTTAGACATGTTGTAAGACTCCCTGTCTTTTTACAATTAAAGCTGGACATTTAATTAAGGAATGAGGGAGTCAGATGGAAGAAACGGCCATGCCGCAAGGCCAGGCTCGGATAGAGCCCGGTCATCGCACCCGACAGGAGCACAAGCGCAAGCCGCTGTGGAAGAAGTACATATGGGGGTATATGTTCCTCGTTCCAGCCATTGCGATCTTTATCGTCTTTTTGTGGGTGCCGATCTTGAAAGGGGTCTTTTACAGCTTTTTTCATATCGATTTCGTAAAAGGAAACACCTTCGTCGGGTTCGATAATTATGCCAAGGTTCTCAGCAATCCCGATCTGCTGGTTTCCGTTCGAAATACATTGTATTTTATGCTGTTAACGCTGGTCATCGGCTTCTGGGTGCCCATCGCGGCCTCTATCGCCATCTCGGAGCTGAAGCTGTTCCAGGGCTTCGCCCGGATTGCGGCGTATCTACCGTTTGTCGTGCCCGGCGTCGTGCTTTACGGCATGTGGAGGTGGATGTATGACCCGGTAGGTCCGATCAACGCCCTGTTCGGCTTCTTTGGGGCAGAACCGGTATCCTTTATTTCGGATAGCCGTTTCTCCATGGTGTCGCTGGTCGTGATGGAGACATGGCAGCAATTTGGCTCGGCGATGCTGATCTATCTGGCCGGCGTGCTCAGCATACCGAAGGATTGGTATGAAGCCGCAGAGATCGACGGTGCGGGCGTATGGGCCCGGATTAAATACATTACGCTCCCCTCGATGCGCAATTTGATTATGCTCATGCTGATCCTGCAGCTGATCGGCACTTCGCAGGCGTACCAGTCGCAGCTTGCAATGCTGGACGGCGGACCGAACAAGGCCACGCTCACCTATGCGCTTCTAACCGTAAAATACGCGTTTAACCAGCTGGATTACGGGGCAGGAACCGCGATGGGCATCTTGATGTTCCTGGTGCTGAGTTTGCTGGGCATCCTGCAATTCAAGATGAACAGGGAGGAGTACTAGGATGAAAGAGAGAGGCATACTGTCCGCTTCGGATCTGAGAAAACCGTGGAACAAGGCGATATACGGATTGATGGTGCTGTGCATTGCGGTGATGATCTTTACGATGCTGTATCCAATCGGCATGACGATGTTTAACGGGCTGAAGAGCAATCAGGAGATCAATACGTTTCCGCCGCGCTTTTTCCCGTCGGAATGGCATTGGGATAACTTCCCGAAGGGGTGGGAATACATCGATCTGCCGATGTTTCTGAAGAATACGCTGCTTATTTTTGGCGGCAATCTGCTGGTGACGATTCTGGTACTGGGCTTGGCGGCATTCAGCATTTCCCGTATCCGGGTTCCCTATCACCGCGTCATCTATTTCTTCATTCTCATGACCTTGTTTATTCCGGCGTCGAGTTACATGATTCCGAACTTCGTCAATTTGAAGGAGCTGGGGCTGCTGAATTCCTACTGGGCCTTCTGGCTGCCGGCCGGAGCGAATGCGTACTTCTTCCTGCTGATCAAAAACTTCTTCGATGGCATTCATCCGGAGATCTTCGAGGCGGCACGCATCGATGGCGCTTCGGAGTTGAGCAGCTTCCTGCGAATTGCCGTACCGCTGTCTGTCCCGATTTTTGCAACGCTGGCGATTTTTATCTTCTCCACGGCATGGAATGACTGGTTCTGGCCGTCGCTGGTCATGCAGACGCAGGACAAGTACACGCTGGCCACGGCCATCTACAAGTATGTCATCAACGCAAGGAGCCTGGACAGCAGCATAAAATTCGCGATCCTGTTCATGGTTATGGTGCCGCCGATCTTCGTATTTCTGGTGTTCCAGAAATTCATTATGCGCAGCGTCAGTCTCTCGGCTGTTAAAGGGTAGGGCAGCGTGTACACCATCGTAGCCCTGCACATGATCGTCATATGAATGCACATCGTCCTTTCCGAGTTTCAATTTTATGATGGAGATAAGAAAGAACATTATCAATTCAATCAGGAAAAGGGGAGTATCCATGCGCAAGTTCTCAGCATTACTGATCTGCCTTATGCTGTTCAGCTCCTTGCTCGCCGCTTGCGGCGGAGGCAAAGCAGCGCCGGAGGCCGGCAATAAAGACGGAGGGACTGCCAATTCAGGCGGAACGACTGCAACGCAGACGGATGAACCGAAACAGGATATCGCGGATCAAAAGATAACGATCAAGATCCACTATCCGCTGCCGGATGATACAACGCTGCGTCAGCAGGAGGATGATAAAATCGCCCGTTTTCAGGCGAAATATCCGAACGTGACCATCGTGAAGGACGACTGGCAGTACAGCGTCAACGAAATTGGGGTCAAGATGGCTTCGAACGAAGCGCCGACATTTTATAACACTTGGGCTACGGAAGCACAGCTGCTCGTAGAGCGGGGCTGGGTGGCCGACATCACGGAGTTCTGGAACGAGTGGGAATACAAGGACGACATGAATCCCGTGCTCCAGGATCAATTCATCGTGGACGGCAAGGTGTATGGCGTTACGCAGAACGGGTATATCACGTCAACGATCGTGAACAAGAAGCTGCTGGATGCGAAGGGCGTACCGGTTCCGCCGATGGATTGGACGTGGGACGACATGTACAACACGGCGAAAGGGGCCGCAGATCCGAAGGCCGGCATATCCGGCATCGCGCCGATGGGCAAAGGTAATGAAGCGGGCTGGAACTGGACCAACTTCCTGTTCGAAGCCGGCGGGGATATCGAAGTGAACGAGGGTGGCAAAGTGAAGGCCGTGTTTAACTCGGAAGCCGGCGTGAAGGCGCTGGATTTCTATAAAAAGCTGAGATGGGAAGCGAATGCCATTCCGCAGGACTGGGCTCTCGGTTGGGGCGATGCCGTCAGCTCGTTCCAGCAGGGACGTACGGCGATGGTCATTGCAGGCGCATTTGACGTGATCCAGCCGGCATTGAACGAGGGCGGCATGAAGCCTGAGGATGTGCTGGCATATCCGATGCCTGCCATGGAGAAAGGCGGAGCGCATCACGGCATTTTGGGCGGTAATTATTTGGTCATCAACCCGAATGTCACGAAGGAAGAGCAGGAAATGGCTTTCCGTTACATCACGTTTGATTATTTTACGGATGATGCGCTGAAATCGGTGGAAGATACGATTAATGCCCGCAAAGCCGAAGGCAAATACTTTGTACCGACGCCGCTGGAATATTTCAGCGATGATTCCGAGTATGCCGCGAAGGTAAAAGCCATCTACGATAAGTACGACAACGTCTACAAATATGATCCGCAGCTCTTCAGCCTGTTGGAAGGCAAACCGGAAGCGCAATTCGGCACGCAGGATTATTATGCGGCGATGTCCAACGTTGTACAGGAGTCGTTCTCGAAGGAAGGCACGGATTCCAAGAAACAGCTGGATGAAACAGCCAAGCTGGTTCAGGAGAACTTCTTCGATAAGATCGAACAGAAGTAAGGGAGCGGCTGCCCCGAATGGGATTGGGGAGAATTCTGCAGCACAGTAAAGAGAGACGCCGGGGCGGCGTCTCTCTTTGCTTTCTCATATCCTTGGAAATAGTTGCTCAAGCCGGACGAAAGGTCAGCCCTTCTTAAACACGGTCGCCTGATTCGTGTCCGGATCCCGAAACTGCCACAGGCGACTTTTTTTATATTGGTATAATGATTGCTATTATGACAGCCCTAAGCCAAGTGACATCACGCTGCTTACTTGGAATCCGTCTTCGGAATGATTGTTTTGGCAATGCGGATCAGCTCTTCGGCAGCGATGTCACCCGTGGTAGAGTTGAGCGAAAGCATGTAGTGATGTCCGGTGGTTGGTTCTTCATAGACCCAGTCCAGCTGCGCCAGCTGCTCCGAGTTTCCGCCGCTCCACGTTTTTTGCAGCACGTCCTGCCCGTTGATCTCGATTTTCCGGCTGGTCATGCCCGTGCTCTCGTCCCAGTAGGAGGTCACGCTCCCGTGGTCCCCGTTATTCAGAATGGTAAGGGAGACTTTTTTATTGCCGCTGGCATAATATACAGTCGAAAGCCAGAATTGATCGGTGAACTTCACCGGCATCAGGGCGTAGTCCTTCCCGGAGGCTTTGGCTTTTTCAAGCAGCTTTTTGGCGATGTCGGCTTTTTCCTGCTCGGTCAGCGGGGTCACATCAGTCTCGCGTTCCATGTGCACGCTGGCGTTTTTGAACGTATATGTGCCCGAACCGGACAGTTCCTTGGCCAGCGGCAAACCGGGCACGTTCACCATGCTTTGCAGCTTGGCGAAATCCTTGACGGCATGCGGAGTGGATTTGATGTCGATGACATGCTTTGGATTATCCGGTACAACATAAATGATGGCGGCTTCACCCGGTTTGATCTGTTCGTCCCAGATGGTGTTCATGAGATGTATGCGGTTCAGTTCCTTTTTTGAATAGTTTTTTGGTGAAGGCGCCTGAGCGTCCGATTTCTCCTCATAGAGAACTTCCCCTTTGCTGTTGGTTAAGGAATGGTACTGTACGGCGGCAAATCCGGTCGATGCGGTAAGCAGCATGCCGGCCATTAAGAGAATGCTAACTTTGTATTTCACAAAAAATCGCTCCTTTTTAAGTTGTTTTTCCCGAATTTGGTTCATGACGTGTTCCTGGAGGGCCGTCCCCGGCGGTTCAACCCTTTGAAAGAGTGGTTTCAGGTCCTGATCGTTGTCCTTGCTCATTCGTTTCTTCCCCCTCTGCCATGGCGTAATGTTTGCGGAACTTGGCTGCGGCCCGCTCATATTTTTTCCTGAGATAGGTCGTGTTGTGTTTCAAAATCAGGCTGATCTCTTGATAGCTCTTGTCCTCGACACAGCGCAGGATGAGCAGGCTTCGTTCCTCGGCGGTCAGCCTGGCCAGCGCCCGGAGCACGGATGGATTGTAGTATTTGTGCTCGATGACCTGATCGACATGCCGGTTATCCTGATCCTTCTGATACAGAAAGGGGAGGAATCGGGATAGCTTTCGCTTGCGGAGGTAGTCGATGCACTGGTTGCAGGCGATGCTGTACAGCCAGGCTTCGAAGGGCTTGTCCGGTTCGAATTTAGATAGATTGCGGTAAGCTTTCAGAAAAGCTTCCTGGGTGCAATCTTCGGCTTCGGCATAGTCGCCAAGCATGTGATAGCAATAGTTGAAGATGGCTTTATTGCAACGGTTCATGATCAGCTCATATTTGTCGATCTCTCCCTTCAAAACATCAGCAACGATCTGATGGAATGCTGGTTCATCCAAGTGGTTTCACCCCTTTACAATTTGTATTACGTTTGGGCAAAGCACAAATGTGACAAATGGATTCAATAAATTTTGTTTGCAGGAGAGCGCAGTCGCCAAGATCGGGTTGAAGTAAAGGAGCGGCTGTCCCCGGATGGGATTTTGGAGAAGTCTGCAGCACAACAAAGAGAGACGCCGGAGCGGCGTCTCTCTTTGCTGTTTCATATCCTTACGATCGGGAGTTGACTTGGACCAGTGGTCAGCCCTCCTCGAGCACGACTGCCTGATTCGATAATTTGAATCAAGGGTACCGCAACGTCCCGCATATCTTAATAGATCTCGCTCGCATCCGCCGGCAGCTGCCGGACATGCTGCAGGAAGCCCGTTACGCGCTGATCCTGCCCCATATCATATTCAAAGCCCAGCTGCTCAGCGACATCCAGCGCGGTTCTGCGGAACAGCGCTCCCATCGTAAACAACGCCTCCCACACTTCTTCGTAGGTTCCGCGAGGGTAGGTGGACATCAGCTCGTTCCAGCTGTCCGCAGACAGGTAGTTTTTCAAGTACTTGCCGTTCTTGCCCACGCTGAGCGAGAAATCGGTCTGGGCGCCCACCTGCCACTCCAGCATTTTCATCAGCATCGGCCGCATGATGTTGTGGAAGTGGTCTTGGGCATACAGTATTTCTTCCCGCCACAAGCCCTTGGCTACATACGTGGATACCCACCAGAACTCATTGCAGCAATCCTCGAAAAAGGCTGCGGACGGACGCTTTACCCAAAAATCCTCGTCAGACGGAGCCGGAATCGCCGGGAACGCCTGATCTTTATCCATTAGGATTTGGATCAGTTTGTCCTCCTTGCAGTATTTTTCCTTCTCCTCGATGGGAATCAGGGTCATGTCAATCCGGTTGCCGT
This Paenibacillus sp. JZ16 DNA region includes the following protein-coding sequences:
- a CDS encoding stalk domain-containing protein; protein product: MFKQWKKGLAAVTGTLTLAVALVGPSVAPAYADEVTAKDTYHIVALGDSLTVGYEPGMDLNSKPYGFVDRLYEQGLFHGRTEVTNLGIGGLKTDGLNHYVKAVLDERAITAEELQPGLSGIDPRTKQIGADAAKAKPIIAGADLITITIGGNDMMSLVSTVETLSDEQLKTKMQELFKIYTDNVSSVITNLRAINPDAAIVVADQYNPVPKVADEIAYAKLLAASGEFTKLVEGVADSFATQGVNIKVAHVAKKFVGSELTMTHILKDDIHPNQYGYETMAGVFAETIWGSYKNPAVQEQGQPMRIIVKGQELNTPYKPILRDNLNYVAIQDIVDAVGATTTWENKTSSATITFGDQTVVVKIGAKTVQVNGTAVPIDTPAFLQKVGKEDKTYVPLAVIASGLGFDVQYSTKLRTAFINL
- a CDS encoding SLC13 family permease, which translates into the protein MNGPMIVTLSVLAVASALFMSGKVRSDLVAIGVLMVLMLTDILSPAEALSGFSNSVVIMMIGLFVVGGGIFHTGLAKMASGKLLKLGGGSETRLLIMIMLVTSLIGGFVSNTGTVAVMLPIVVSLAFSAEISPGRLLMPLAFASSLGGMLTLIGTPPNLVIQETLINAGYERLSFFAFLPIGLVCLATGILAILFLRRFLPSNEEGGAGKQGGRSLRELAKQYRLTQNLYRIQVSADSSIRSKTLRELDIPARFEVNVIEIRRKMSAKNQFFKTINQEIAGPETMIEEDDILYVNGPFERASEFAETYGLVMLDQRVPEHRKRTEESQYATSDVGIAEVMLTPSSRLIGRLVKHSGFREKYRVNILGIQRKEQYLLHHLKEEKMRFGDALLVQGTWKDIALLAAEQTDVVVVGQPVEESRKVTMDHKAPIAAGIMLLMVILLVTEWIPAVASVMIAAVLMVVFGCVRNMEEAYKTVNWESIVLIGGMIPMSIAIEKTGAATLISDMLVHSLGSYGSLALLAGVYFTTSLLTMFISNTACAVLFAPIALSAAIQMGASPYPFLFAVSIGASMCFASPFSTPPNALVMSAGRYKFSHYVKVGLPLQLVIGLVMMAVLPLFFPF
- a CDS encoding cache domain-containing sensor histidine kinase → MKNRLKNPLGRMNIKQQMILLFLVLVIPLFALNAYGNSMAGQILKRHVTNAYIELNKQNFKLINRDIETVNKVTSTVIQNSQIQQLDPFAEDTVLARVKNYERLEKMLLSFSQETDEREPVYYSLYVYDPNNSYFFAPYYPDRRKAGVYFFSDEKEKPAWFDEAVAMKGNGYLKRIANLSPPVQGRQDQETLSYVRAVNNIYKGGTIGVLVVTNLDARIGESLSTVSIPDGELYFTDGNDHILTSSVQGMAGRLELPPEADPGQSTIGIMDVITSDFIYVIDYNYVLNQKLVYKVPVKTLLAQQSEMKRVIQVISIAYFAVGLIIVFYFWQSLMTPLQKLAHFVRRYEPGNVVPETPYRRRKDEVSVLISTIYDMARRLNDLIHYKYRMDLKQKEAQLQLLYQQINPHLLYNTLESIYWKSTMEGNTESAEMIKDLSKLMKISLSRGRDLITLGEELEHAGAYINLQLNRYDYQFTVHWEVPESLLVNQVPKITLQPLLENAIIHGIKNMGEDGIIRISGHIEEGQCRIVIEDNGFRPVNYESIHRLLHDEAPDPSLGYGIRNIQERLQLHFGSGCGLQYKPREEGGTRVTITIPRIDETTIIATGQEVS
- a CDS encoding response regulator encodes the protein MYNILVVDDEPLICKGLAGLLTSSGLAIDGIATAYSGQEALDYIRMGDIDLLVTDIQMGEMNGIELMQQAKIVKPWVQTIIISAHETFQYAQRALQLGAKDYLIKPLNSEQFLDSVRSVLLKMDRPAPQIEPFLMADNEHFRMEETPSERIERLNQRLSTERDQPQLAGLDESELGLIGPYFAVIKMKLGLREDSSASFSRKDISLIQYAALNVAKELLEQEPHAFVFYSPERDINIILQWSEQEMEENAGGKIQHLEMIGRSLHHHVELYLKRSCTVGISQILRGPEFLSVLSRQADKAMLWSEQLQDFHVFYYGDFNWHNYAQETSHEVLSSQGNRIVENTRQYIEEHYRQKGLTIHEIAKNNHVSPNYLSYLFKKYTGSSLWEYVVKLRMEESRSLILSTDLRRYEIAERVGYESPEHFSKIFKKYYGVSPSELKK
- a CDS encoding carbohydrate ABC transporter permease, yielding MEETAMPQGQARIEPGHRTRQEHKRKPLWKKYIWGYMFLVPAIAIFIVFLWVPILKGVFYSFFHIDFVKGNTFVGFDNYAKVLSNPDLLVSVRNTLYFMLLTLVIGFWVPIAASIAISELKLFQGFARIAAYLPFVVPGVVLYGMWRWMYDPVGPINALFGFFGAEPVSFISDSRFSMVSLVVMETWQQFGSAMLIYLAGVLSIPKDWYEAAEIDGAGVWARIKYITLPSMRNLIMLMLILQLIGTSQAYQSQLAMLDGGPNKATLTYALLTVKYAFNQLDYGAGTAMGILMFLVLSLLGILQFKMNREEY